Proteins from a genomic interval of Medicago truncatula cultivar Jemalong A17 chromosome 3, MtrunA17r5.0-ANR, whole genome shotgun sequence:
- the LOC11415212 gene encoding uncharacterized protein has product MSFIGQTMLMALTVTVNKYTSSNVQAVHNRKQANPTLRSTNMEFGRRGLVLSIVIAATATQDPESRTLLLQKYLKKTQENKEKNDKERVDSNYKRNYKDYFEFIEGGLQAKEEGKLSEAEKGILDWLKANK; this is encoded by the exons ATGAGTTTTATAGGGCAAACCATGTTAATGGCACTAACAGTTACGGTAAACAAGTATACATCATCCAATGTTCAAGCAGTTCATAATAGAAAACAAGCAAACCCAACTTTGAGAAGCACCAACATGGAATTTGGAAGGAGAGGACTCGTCTTATCCATTGTTATCGCCGCAACCGCTACTCAAGACCCTGAGTCAAGGACATTGCTTCTTCAAA AATATTTGAAGAAAACACAGGAAAACAAGGAGAAAAATGACAAAGAG AGGGTTGATAGTAATTACAAGCGTAATTACAAAGATTACTTTGAGTTCATAGAAGGGGGTTTGCAAGCAAAGGAGGAGGGGAAGCTTTCAGAAGCAGAAAAGGGTATCCTTGATTGGCTTAAAGCTAACAAGTGA